One Streptomonospora salina genomic window, AGGGACTGCTCAGGGTTCGCCTGGATGAGCTCAGCAGCACGCTGCCGCCCCACAGAGGAATTCACTGGTCGTACGCGCCCGTCCTGTCCCACGCGACTGCCCGGGTCACCACCCTTCGCCCGGCGAAGGTTACCCACTGTTTTAGGACTGATTCCGGCCACACGCGAGATGCGCCGATCCGCCCAATCTGGATGTATATCGATGATGCGCAAGCAGGCAGCCTTGCGCTCCTCCAGGGACAACGGCAGTCCATGCGACACGTTTGTCCAGACGGCAAACACGAACGCTTCGGATTCAGTCCCTTTGAAGACTTTCGCCCTAATTTTTTTACATCCGCGCAGCTTCGCAGCACGGAGGCGATGCACACCGTCTATCAGCTGCATGGTTTCAGCATGCACCAGGATCGGTGGCAGCGAATCGAATATCTCCGCCAACAGGCGTACATGCTCTGGATCCTCGCCACCATCCCGTAGAGAGCCCACCTCGCACACCTTGTCAAGCGACACTTCGATCGTTTCAGTTCCCAACATGTGATCCATTACTAAAATTCCCCCAAGTTCTCGAGAAACGTGGCCTAGGAATCATAAGTAGCGCCATCCAGGGCGAATCCACGAGAGAGCAGGCACTCTTCCCAAGGAGATGACCCCCGTCAATTCCTTTCACTCGTAAAATTTTATCAATTCGCTCCTCAAATTCACTAATTCGCAACCGAATCGACACATCTGAACAAGTTGGATCCTACCGTAGGAAGCAGCGTAGTGCTATAGCATGTGTTTGTCGCGTGACCGCCATCCAGCTACCGGCCGACAATCTGGTTCAGGGGTCGCCACTGCTTCTGCTCGGGTTATCCGGAGCTAGAGGTTCCGCCGTTGTGACCTCCCGAAATGCGGCAGGCAGTGCCGGTAGCAGAGGGAGCGACGCACCGGCAATACGGTTTCGACACAGTGAGCTGATTTCATCCTGAGTGTCCAGGTCACAGCCCCGTACCGGCCCGGCGAAACCGCCCCTGACACAAAGAAGTCCCTGGTAAGTGAGTTAACGACCAAGAAAACCGTCACCAGGGACTCCGATGCTGTTCTACCGCGCCTGCCTGCCGTTGTCACGCCGGACGCTGAACCTCGCCGCCCGCACCATCCGCAACCACCGCCGGGAGGCCCGTTCTCGGTGGCGCCGCTCGGATGCGGCCCAGCAGGCCCTGCTCGTGCTGGTCCACCTGCGCAAAGGCGAGACCTTCGCCGAGATCGGGGCCGGATTCGGCGTCGGGACCACCACCGCCTTGCGCTACGTC contains:
- a CDS encoding ParB/RepB/Spo0J family partition protein; amino-acid sequence: MDHMLGTETIEVSLDKVCEVGSLRDGGEDPEHVRLLAEIFDSLPPILVHAETMQLIDGVHRLRAAKLRGCKKIRAKVFKGTESEAFVFAVWTNVSHGLPLSLEERKAACLRIIDIHPDWADRRISRVAGISPKTVGNLRRAKGGDPGSRVGQDGRVRPVNSSVGRQRAAELIQANPEQSLRQVARASGVSPETVRDVRRRLLFNEAPVPVGAADERQADALKESQGQHNWRRAMRTLRSDPAMRYSEHGRLLLRILSLHDVEDEEWQKILHAVPEYARPMLGQAAQGCVSLWTSTVRRIENDEEDVKSA